DNA from Chitinophaga pendula:
GAAGGAGGACAAATAAAAAGCAGGGTAGCTACCGGCGATCAGGCCAGTCAGCAAGGTGAAGCCCAGGCAGATGCCCCAGTATATGGGATTGCTCCAGGGGACGACCAGTTTTTTGCCAGCGATCTCGTTAAATGTGGGCAGGGACAGTTGTACCAGTATTTGTGCCAGCAGCAGGGCGATCACGGAGATGAAAACGGATTCGGAGAAGAACTGCATGATCAGCTGGTTGTGTTGGGAGCCGATTGCTTTGCGGATGCCTACTTCCCGGGCGCGTTTTTCGGAGCGTGCGGTGCTGAGGTTCATGAAGTTGATGCAAGCCAGCAGTAATACGAAGACGCCGATGATACCAAACAGTCGTACATAGGTGACCCAGCCACCGGTATTAACGGCATTTTTAAATTCTCCATAGAGATGCCAGCGATCCATGGGGTGCAGCATCAGGAGGGGATGGAAGGCTTTAATACCCGCATCTACTCTTTTCAGTTTAGCTTCTCTTATCAGCGCGGATACTTTGGTCATATCGGCGTTATCGGCCACTTGTACAAAGAGCTGGAAGGAGTTGTTACCCCATTGGGTTTTACTCGCTCTTACATCTTCGGAGATCAGTTCAACGAGTTTCCAGCTGGCTATCATCTGGGTGGCGGCGAAGGAGCTATTGTCCGGTATCTTTTTATATACGCCACCGATCTTTACGTCGGCTCTGTTTTCGAAGCGAACGATCTTATCGATGGGATCTTCGTCACCGAAGATGGCTTTGGCAACTGTTTCATCGATCAATATGGTATGCGGATCTTCGAGGGCGGCCCGTTTCCCTTTCAACATGGGCAGGGAAAGCATATCTGCGCCATCGGGATCCATGTAGAGGCCACCGAAGGTGACTACTTTATCGCCATATTTAACGGCGATAGGATTATTCCAGGTGGTAAGTACGACATGTTTGAAGTGGTTACCGTAGTTATTCTTCAGCTCATCCCGTAGCGGAACGGGGATAGCCGGGTACGTGTATACGTTACCGCTGAATGTCTGGTGTTGCATTACCTGGGCGATGCGGTCGTGATTTTCGAAGCTCTTGTTGAAGGTGATCTCATCCCATACCCAGAGACCGATCAACAAGGTAACGGCCATGCCGACGGAGAGGCCGGTGATGTTGATCGTGGAAAACACCTTGTATTTGGTGAGGTTCCGGAAGGCGATCTTTAGATAGTTGCGTATCATAGCTACTTATTGCAAAAGTGGTTGATAATAAACTGTGTTCGCCTGTGTACTAATACGGTGCCATGGAAAATGGTATTGATTGTTAGTTAAATATACATATTGTTTTGCTTATAATGTCCGCTTTTGGTATAACCTACGTTCGGTTTCGTACAGGATAAGTACGCTGTGCGGAAAAAATTTGTCCGTTTTGAAAAGAATAGTACATTTGTATTAACCAGGTGGTTAAATCATATAGTTAAAATGAAGACAGCGAAGAACAGTACGGAGGAGCAGATCATTGAGGCGGCCCGGAAGATATTTACCAGGAAGGGATTAGCGGGAGCGCGTATGCAGGATATAGCGGATGAGGCAGGGATTAACAAGGCGATGCTGCATTATTATTACCGTAGTAAGGATGCGTTGTTTGAGCTGGTGTTCCGGGAGGCGTTGGACAAGATGATCGGGCGGATGAATGTGATCCTGGAAGGGCCCTTGTCTTTTAGGGAGATGATCAGTGCATTGGTGGAGAACTACATACAGCAGATCGGTGAGAATCCTTATTTGCCGGTATTTGTGATGAATGAGTTGCATCAGCAGCCGATGGAGTTTCTGCAACAATTGCAGCAGCGCCGTAATTTCCCTAATGTGGCGCGTTTCCTGCAGACGGTGCAACGGGCCAGTGAAGCCGGCGAGATCCGTTCTGTCAACCCGATACAGCTGATGCTGAGTATTATATCGATGTGTATATTTCCCTTTATGGCAAGGCCGATGGCGCAGTTGGTGGCGGGGTTAAGCGATCAGCAGTTTGACCGGCTGATGGAGGAGCGGAAGCGGGAAGTGGTGGATTTTATCCTGGCCGGGTTGAGGCCCTGACCGGGTGAAGGCATGCAAGTAGGTTATAAGTAATTGATATACAGTTTTTTGTGATGCTAATATGTTTTGGCATATTGATAATCATGTGGTTGTATACTTGTTGCATATAGGTTGTATAAGCATTGTATAGTGATTGTATATGCAACTATATGCGTTGCCTATACAATGACTATACGAATGGTATAGGATAACTACAGGAGAGCTATAGAAGAGGTGGCGGAAGAGGTGCTAGGAAGGCAGCAGGAACGGTTGTGTTCCTTTTTTTTAGTCCCGGAATTAACCAAATAGTTAAATCATATAGTTAAGATGAAAAATTTCATTTGGCTTTACCTGTTATTGCTGGCCTGGCAGGTGCATGGGCAGGACAGCGCGGTTTTGTCGCTGGCGGAGGTGCAGCAGCGGGCGCGTGAGCATTATCCGTTGTTGCCGCAAAAGCAGGTCTGGGAGCAGATATTGCGGCTACAGTTACAGCATACTAACAGTGCCTATCGTCCGCAGGCGGAGTTGAACGGGCAGGCTACTTACCAGTCGGAGGTGACACAGGTGCCTATCCAGGTACCCGGTATCAACATTCCGGCTATTGCCAAGGACCAGTATAAGGCGACGATCGACATCCGGCAATTGTTGTACGACGGCGGGATGGCCCGTGATCAGCGGGCATTGCAGACGGTACAGCAGCAAGCGGAGCAGCAGCAAGTGGAAGTGGAGTTGTACAAGGTAAAGCAGCAGGTAACGCAATCGTATTTCAATGCATTGCTGGCGGAGGCTTATATCAGTACGGCGTTGTCGGCACAGGAAGATATCCGGCAGCGGATTGAAAAGCTGGAGGCAGGGGTGCAGAACGGTACGGTGTTGCCTTCCAATGTAGACCTGTTGAAGGCGGAGCAGCTGAAGGCCCGGCAGCAGGAGATCAGTGCCCGGGCTTCCCGGCAGGCGGCGCTGGACATTATGGGGTTGCTGACGGACCAAGCGTTGGCGGGAGCGGTGAAACTGGTGATGCCGGCGTCAGTGTCCACACTGGAGAAAAAGGGTATGGAAGTGATCCAACGGCCTGAGCTGCAACTGTACCAGCTGCGGGCGGGGATACTGGACCGGCAGCTGCAACTGAGTACGAACAAGCAGCGGCCCCGTATCAGCGCATTTGTACAAGGAGGTTATGGACGGCCGGGATTGAATATGCTGGAGAACCAGTTCCGCGGGTATTATATGGGCGGTGTCCGGTTGAACTGGACGTTGTGGAACTGGCATTATGACCGGACGGAGCGGCAGATATTACGTTTACAGCAACAGAACATTTGGCACCAGGAAGAGACTTTTACGCTGAACACCCGCCTGCAGCTGACGCAGCAGGCGGCTGAGATCGGACAGTTGCAGGAGACGCTGGTGATGGACAAAGACATCATTGCCCTGCGCAGCCGGGTGAAAATGGCGGCAGCGGCGCAGCTGGACAACGGCGTGATCACCGTACATGACTATCTCACCGACCTGAATGCGGAGATACAGGCGGGCATCACACAGCGTACACACGAGATACAGCTGGCGCTGGCACATATCAACTATCAACTTACCAAAGGCAATTAATGTATGACAATGTATACTAACAAGCACAAGCCGGTAATACTAACGGCAACGGGCCTATTGATAGGTCTATTATTCAGTGCCTGTAATAATAACGGCGCTCACGCAGACGCCTATGGCAACTTCGAAGCAGTGGAGGTGATCGTAGGAGCGGAGGGCACGGGCAAGCTGAAGCAGTTTGCTGTAGAGGAAGGCAAGCAGCTGGCTGCCGGCGAAGAGGTAGGTCGGATTGATGCTACACAGCTGTCGCTGAAAAAGGAACAGTTGCGTGCTAACATACAGGCAGTACTCAGTAAACGTCCGGATGCGGAGCCACAGCTGCAGGTGATCCGGGAGCAGATTGTGACGCAGCGGCGGGAGCAGCAGCGTATCAGCAACCTGGTGAAGCTGAGTGCGGCGACGACCAAACAGCTGGATGATATCAACGCGCAGATCGTATTGCTGGAGAAACAGTATGCCTCTTTGCAGTCTCAGCTGCGTACACAGCTGATGGGATTGAGTGCGGAGACACATCCTTTGCAGGCGCAGATCGCCCAGCTGGATGATCAGCTGCAACAGTCGCGGGTGGTGAATCCGGTGAATGGTACGGTACTGACCCGGTATGCGGAGCAGGGGGAGATCGTGAGTTACGGGAAGGCGCTGTACAAGATTGCCGACTTGTCGTCGCTATTGCTGCGGGCCTACATAGGAGAAGAGCAGTTGGGCAGTGTGAAGATCGGGCAAACGGTGACGGTACGGACCGATCTGCCGGAAGGTAAATACAAGGAGTGGCCCGGTACGGTTACCTGGATATCTGCGGAAGCGGAGTTTACCCCGAAGGTGATACAGACGAAAGAGGAGCGTACCAACCTGGTATATGCGATGAAGGTAAAAGTAAAAAACGACGGCAGCCTGAAACTAGGTATGCCCGGCGAAGTGATACTGCAAAAAAAGTAGCTTATGGCATCACCGATCATAGTGCAAGGCATACATAAAACTTTCGGAGCGGTGAAGGCGCTGCATGATATTTCTTTCGAGGTGGGCAGCGGTGAACTGTTCGGATTGATAGGCCCTGACGGGGCTGGTAAATCTACGCTGTTCCGTATTCTCACCACCCTATTAATAGCCGATGAAGGAAAGGCCCAGGTAGCGGGATATGAGGTGGTGAAGGATTATAAGGCGATCCGGCGGCAGGTGGGGTATATGCCCGGTCGTTTCTCGTTGTACCAGGATCTGACGGTAGAAGAAAACCTGCAGTTCTTTGCCGCTATCTTCAACACCTCCATAGCGGAGAACTATGCGCTGGTACGTGACATTTATGAGCAGATCGCGCCCTTTAAGGACCGGCCTGCGGGGAAATTGTCCGGTGGTATGAAACAGAAGCTGGCTTTGTGTTGTGCGCTGATACATAAACCTGCGGTATTATTCCTGGATGAGCCTACGACAGGTGTAGACCCGGTATCGCGTAAAGAGTTCTGGGAAATGTTGCAGCGGCTGAAAGAGAAAGGTATCCCCATGCTGGTGTCTACTCCCTATATGGATGAGGCGGTGCTGTGTGACCGGATTGCCTTGATGCAGAAAGGCGTATTGCTGGGTATTGATACCCCGGAAAATATTATCCGGCAGTTTGACAAACCGATCTGGGCGGTGCGTGCGGACAATATGTATCAGCTGATACAGGATATCCGGCAGTTTGACCAGACGGCCAGCTGTTATGCTTTCGGGGAGTACCTGCATGTGACTTTGCAGGGCGGTGAGCAGGACCTGCCTCCTTTACGGCAGTACCTGCATGGGCGGCATCATGAAGGCCTGGTGCTCTCGGCGATCAGTGCCGGTATAGAAGATTGTTTTATATCACTCATGGAGGCGACTGTAGGATAAGGCAGTGGCGACAACAACAGGTGTATGAAGGTAATAGAGACAAAAGCGCTCACCCGTAAGTTCGGCGATTTTATTGCGACGAATGCTATCACGTTCGAGGTGGAGCAGGGGGAGATATTCGGGTTCCTGGGAGCTAATGGCGCCGGCAAAACGACCGCGATGCGTATGTTGTGCGGTCTGCTGCGTCCTTCTTCCGGGGAGGCGAAGGTAGCGGGATATGATGTGTATACGCAGACGGAGCGGATCAAACGGAACATTGGCTACATGAGTCAGAAGTTCTCGCTGTACGAGGACCTGACGGTGAAGGAGAACATCCGTTTCTATGGTGGTATTTACGGGCTCCGTAATACCGCCATCCGGGAAAAGACGGCTTCTTTGCTGGGCAAGCTGCAGCTGGAAAAAGAGGCTGATCAGCTGGTGAGTGCGTTGCCATTGGGCTGGAAGCAGAAGTTATCATTTTCCATCGCGATACTGCATGATCCATCCATTGTATTCCTGGATGAGCCTACGGGAGGGGTAGATCCTATTACCCGGCGGCAGTTCTGGGACCTGATCTATGAGGCGGCGCATCAGGGCGTGACGGTATTTGTAACGACCCATTATATGGATGAAGCGGAATATTGCGACCGGGTCTCTATCATGGTAGACGGCCGCATACAGGCGCTGGACACCCCGCGGCGGCTGAAAGAACATTACCAGGCAGACAGTATGAATGAGGTGTTCCTGCAACTGGCGAGGGGAAAATAGGCAGTGCCGATCTATACTTTTAAACAAGCGTCATGTATCAGTTTTTTGTATTTGCCCGTAAGGAGTGCTATCATATTTTCCGCGACCGGCGTACGCTGCTCATTCTTTTCGGGATGCCGGTAGTGCAGATCATTCTGTTTGGTTTTGCGATCACCAACGAGATCAAACACGCCAAGATCGCGGTGCTGGACCAGGCGAACGATCATTACAGTCAGCAGCTGACGGCGCGGCTCCAGGCTTCCGGTTACTTTGACGTGGTGCAGCGACTACGTGGGCAGCAGGCGATCACACCTGCGTTCCGGGAGGGAGACATCAAAATGACGGTCGTGATACCACCTGGTTTTACACAGGATTTTTTCCATAAGAAGGAGGCCCAGGTGCAGTTGCTGGCAGACGCGAGCGATCCTAATACCGCGACTACGCTGGTCAACTATGCGACGGTGATCATCACTGGGTATCAGCAGGAGCTGAGTGGACAGCAAGCATTGCCGCTCACGATCCATACGTTGGTACGGATGGCGTACAATCCTTCGCTGAAGAGCGTATTTCTGTTCGTACCCGGTGTGATGACACTGATCCTGTTGCTGGTATCGGCTATGATGACCAGTATCACCATTGCCAGAGAGAAGGAGTTAGGTACCATGGAGATATTACTGGTATCGCCCTTGCCGCCGGCATTGATCATCGTGGGGAAGGTGGTGCCCTACATCCTGTTGTCTTTTATCAATGCGCTGGTGATATTGGGATTGGGGGTGACGATGTTTGGCATGCCGGTGAAAGGCAGCCTGGTATTGTTGCTGTTGGAATGTGTATTGTTTGTACTTACTTCTTTGTCGCTGGGTATCCTGATATCTACGGTTACGGCTACCCAGCAGGCAGCTATGATGGCATCTATGATGGGGCTGCTGATGCCTACGGTGATGCTTTCCGGCTTTGTATTTCCCATAGAGAGCATGCCGAAGCCTTTACAGATCATTTCAAATGTGATGCCGGCCCGTTGGTTTATTTCCATACTGAAGGATATTATGCTGAAAGGATCGGGGCTGAAGGACATCTGGGTACAGACGGTGATCCTGTTTGGGATGACGTTGTTCTTTATCGGGCTGAGTATCCGCAAATTTAAAATCCGGTTGAGCTAATGCGTACTATACGATTCATTTTACAGAAGGAGTTCCTGCAGATATTCCGTAACAAGGCGATGTTACGTATCATATTGATCGTACCTATTGTGCAGTTGCTGGTGTTATCGAATGCGGCAAACTATGAGGTCCGCAATATGGCGCTGGACGTGGTGGACCATGACCAGTCGTCCTGGTCCCGGCAGCTGGTACAAAAGCTGCTGGCATCCGGTTATTTCCATCTGCACCGGCAGACGTTCGACGCGGGGGAGGCTTATGCTGATCTGCGGCAGGACAAGGCGGATGTGGTCTTCAATATTGCGGCGGGGTTCGAGCGTAAGCTGGTGCGGGAGGATGAAGTGAGTATACAGTTGCTGGTGAATGCGATCAACGGCAGCAAGGCCGGACTGGCGAACGGCTATGCCAGCAGTATCATTAATGATTTTAACCGCAGGATACGGCTGGAATGGCTGGCGCTGGACAAGCGGCAGGGGCCTCCCGTGATGGCCGTTGCAGCCTCCAACTGGTTCAATGTACGGCTAGATTACAAGGCCTTTATGGTACCTGGCATATTGGTGGTGCTGGTGACGATGATCGGGGCTTTTTTGTCCGGGATGAATATTGTAAAGGAAAAGGAGATTGGTACGATAGAGCAGTTAAATGTGACACCTATACGCAAGCATCACTTTATACTCGGTAAGCTGCTGCCTTTCTGGATCATTGCGCTTTTTGAGCTGGCGGTGGGGCTGATCATCGGTAAGCTGGTCTTTCACCTGCATATTGCCGGGAGTATGCTGTTGATATTTGCTTTTGCAGCGATCTATATGTGGGTGATGCTGGGGATGGGGCTGTTTATCTCTACGATCACGGACACGCAGCAGCAGGCGATGTTCATTGCCTGGTTCTTTATCATCATTTTTATGCTGATGAGCGGGCTGTTTACGCCTATAGAGAGTATGCCTGCCTGGGCACAGGCGATCACCAAGGCGAACCCTATTGCTTATTTCGTAAAGGTGATACGGATGGTGATGTTGAAGGGGAGTGGCTGGCGGGATATCCAGTACTACTGTTATATCATGGTGTTGCTGGCGGTGGTGATGAACGGAATTGCCATTCTGAATTATCGTAAGACAAGCGGATAAATGCTGTAGGAGCCAGGAGGCAGTTACTGCCTCTTAGTTACTAACAGTGTAACAGTTGTAGGTAAAAGTAGGCCGGGGTATTCTTGCCCCGGCCCTTTTTATGCGTTGCGGGGATCAGTTGTTGCGTTGTGCCAGTTTGCCGGCCAGTTTCCCCAATGTCTTAAGGGCGTCATCTACCTGTTTACTCCAGGGATGTCCATAGGATACCCGCAGGCAGTTGTTATAGCGGTCCTGCAAGGAGAACAGTCTGCCTGGTGCGAAGGCGATCTTATGTTTGAGTGCCATTTCCAGCAGCTCATAGGTATTGACATGTTGTGGTAGTGCGAGCCAGAGTACGAAGCCACCCTGTGGGCGGTTGACGCGGGTATCTTCCGGGAAGTATTCGCCGATCGCCTGTACATAGCGCAGGTATTGTGTGTGCAGGGCGGTGCGTAGCTGGCGGAGGTGGTGTTCGTAGCGGCCATTCTCCAGGAAGTGACCGATGGCAGCATGAGGCAGGGAAGAGCAGGAGATGGCATGTACGATCTTCTGCCGCATTACTTTGTCTTTATACCGGCCGGGGATGGTCCAGCCTACGCGATAGCCCGGTGCCAGTGATTTGGAGAAGGAGTTGCAGAGCAGTACATAGCCCTGTTTGTCGAATGTCTTACACAAGGCAGGGCGTTGTTTGCCGAAATACATATCACCATATATATCGTCTTCTATCAGTGGTATTTCATGTTTTTCGAGTATGCGTACCAGTTCTTGTTTGTTACGATCCGGCATGCAGGCGCCCAGTGGATTATTGAAATTGGTGACGAAGAGGCAAGCTTTGATTTTGTGGCGGGGGATGGCGGTATCCAGATATTGGAGGTCGACGCCGGTAACGGGATGGGTGGGTACTTCGAGTACTTTGAGGCCCAGGCTTTCTGCCAGCTGGAGGGTGCCGTAATAGGCAGGGCTTTCCAGGGCGATGGTATCGCCGGGGCGGGTAGTAGCGCCCAGGCATAAGGTGAGGGCGTCGGAGCAGCCGTTGGTGGTGACTATATCGTCTTCCGTGACGGTACCACCCCAGAGCATGGAGATGCGGGCGATCTGCCGGCGGAGGAGGAGGTTGCCCTGTACCGGATCATAACCGACGCCGTTTGCCGGCATGCTGCGCATGGCCTGGATAACAGCCTTGCTGATCTTGGCCGACGGCAGCATAGCGACGGGAGGTACTGCCATGGCTAAGTTGAGTACGTCGGGGGCAGTGATCTGCTGGATCACCTTATTCATCATTTCATCGACGGTAACCTCTGTGGCTTTTTTGACCGGTTCGCAGGCGATGGGTATCGGTGGCGGCAGGCGGCGTGTGCAGAATTTGACATAGTAGCCGGACTTGGGCCTCGATTCTATCAGCCCTTTGCCTTCGAGGTGATAGTATGCCTGGAAGGCGGTGCTGAGGCTGACGCCCTGTTCTTTGCTAACGGTGCGTACGGAAGGGAGCTTGTCCCCGAATTTCAGCACCTCTTTATCTATCATTTGTGCGATCTGGTCAGCTATCTGCAGATATAAATGATCGGCGGTCTTTAGCATGCGGTCTGTTTGAACTGATATGGTCAAAATTACGAAAGTAGGAACTGTTTTTTATCAAAAAAATCCGCAGCTGCAGGGAGGTGGGGAATGCAAAAGGGTAAAGCGAGCGCTTTACCCTTTTGCATTATACCTAGATGAAGTAGTGGGCAATATGGTGTTATCTGGTGGTATAGCCCCCGTTTGCGAAGATGGTTTGTCCGGTGATCCACCAACCATCTGTCACTAAAAATTCCACCAGGGGGGCGATGTCCCTGATATTGGTAAGGCCTCCCAGTGCTGCTGCAGACTTGTGGTAGGCGACGGCATCGTCGGTTTCCTGGCCATAGAAGAATGGGGTATCCATGGGGCCGGGGGCTACGGCGGTCACGGAGATATGGCGGCCGCCAAACTCTTTGGAAGCTGCCCTGGTAAAATGTTCTACCGGTGCTTTTAAGCCTCCGTAAGTGGAATACAGACCGGTATAGGCTGCGAGCAGCGAGGTGACGATGGTGCAGATCCTGCCATGGTCGTTGAGCTTTTTGCCTGCTTCCTGGATGAAGAAGTAGGCTACTTTGGCGTTGATATCGCTCATGCTGTCGTATTCTGCTTCGGTAGTGTCCAGGAAAGGTTTCTTCAGCACTTTGCCTACGGTATTAATGGCGATGTCGATGCCTCCGAATGTTGCTATGCCTGCATCAAAGAGGGCACTTATATTTTTCACGTCCGTGAGGTCGCTTTGTACGAGGACAGCATCGGCGCCGGCCTGTTGTACAGCGGCCAATGTTTTTTCTGCGTCGGATTGCGTGCTTTTGCTATTGTAGTGGATGACTAATTTAGCACCTTTAGCAGCGAAGTTGCGGCTGAGTAAGCCACCGAGATTTTTCGCGCCCCCGGCTATGAGTATTACTTTTCCTTTTACATCGTTACTTGTCATAATGGTGTTCGTTTTAATTATGACAAAGGTCTGTTAGGCAGGCAGGGTGATTATGGTGAACTTTTCGGAAATTTTACCCCACGGTTTTGTTGCGGATCGCAGCTCTGAATTGACCAGGAGTGGTGCCGGTCCACTTTTTAAAGAACTTGGAGAAATTAGAAGGGTCGTAGGTAAGTGTGAGTGCGATGTGGGCAATGGAGAGTTGGGGGTCGGTCAGCAAGGCTTTTGCTTTGTCAATGATCTTTGCATCATAAAAATAGCAGGGATGGTGTCCT
Protein-coding regions in this window:
- a CDS encoding TetR/AcrR family transcriptional regulator, whose translation is MKTAKNSTEEQIIEAARKIFTRKGLAGARMQDIADEAGINKAMLHYYYRSKDALFELVFREALDKMIGRMNVILEGPLSFREMISALVENYIQQIGENPYLPVFVMNELHQQPMEFLQQLQQRRNFPNVARFLQTVQRASEAGEIRSVNPIQLMLSIISMCIFPFMARPMAQLVAGLSDQQFDRLMEERKREVVDFILAGLRP
- a CDS encoding aminotransferase-like domain-containing protein — protein: MLKTADHLYLQIADQIAQMIDKEVLKFGDKLPSVRTVSKEQGVSLSTAFQAYYHLEGKGLIESRPKSGYYVKFCTRRLPPPIPIACEPVKKATEVTVDEMMNKVIQQITAPDVLNLAMAVPPVAMLPSAKISKAVIQAMRSMPANGVGYDPVQGNLLLRRQIARISMLWGGTVTEDDIVTTNGCSDALTLCLGATTRPGDTIALESPAYYGTLQLAESLGLKVLEVPTHPVTGVDLQYLDTAIPRHKIKACLFVTNFNNPLGACMPDRNKQELVRILEKHEIPLIEDDIYGDMYFGKQRPALCKTFDKQGYVLLCNSFSKSLAPGYRVGWTIPGRYKDKVMRQKIVHAISCSSLPHAAIGHFLENGRYEHHLRQLRTALHTQYLRYVQAIGEYFPEDTRVNRPQGGFVLWLALPQHVNTYELLEMALKHKIAFAPGRLFSLQDRYNNCLRVSYGHPWSKQVDDALKTLGKLAGKLAQRNN
- a CDS encoding ABC transporter permease translates to MYQFFVFARKECYHIFRDRRTLLILFGMPVVQIILFGFAITNEIKHAKIAVLDQANDHYSQQLTARLQASGYFDVVQRLRGQQAITPAFREGDIKMTVVIPPGFTQDFFHKKEAQVQLLADASDPNTATTLVNYATVIITGYQQELSGQQALPLTIHTLVRMAYNPSLKSVFLFVPGVMTLILLLVSAMMTSITIAREKELGTMEILLVSPLPPALIIVGKVVPYILLSFINALVILGLGVTMFGMPVKGSLVLLLLECVLFVLTSLSLGILISTVTATQQAAMMASMMGLLMPTVMLSGFVFPIESMPKPLQIISNVMPARWFISILKDIMLKGSGLKDIWVQTVILFGMTLFFIGLSIRKFKIRLS
- a CDS encoding SDR family oxidoreductase, with protein sequence MTSNDVKGKVILIAGGAKNLGGLLSRNFAAKGAKLVIHYNSKSTQSDAEKTLAAVQQAGADAVLVQSDLTDVKNISALFDAGIATFGGIDIAINTVGKVLKKPFLDTTEAEYDSMSDINAKVAYFFIQEAGKKLNDHGRICTIVTSLLAAYTGLYSTYGGLKAPVEHFTRAASKEFGGRHISVTAVAPGPMDTPFFYGQETDDAVAYHKSAAALGGLTNIRDIAPLVEFLVTDGWWITGQTIFANGGYTTR
- a CDS encoding ABC transporter permease; this translates as MIRNYLKIAFRNLTKYKVFSTINITGLSVGMAVTLLIGLWVWDEITFNKSFENHDRIAQVMQHQTFSGNVYTYPAIPVPLRDELKNNYGNHFKHVVLTTWNNPIAVKYGDKVVTFGGLYMDPDGADMLSLPMLKGKRAALEDPHTILIDETVAKAIFGDEDPIDKIVRFENRADVKIGGVYKKIPDNSSFAATQMIASWKLVELISEDVRASKTQWGNNSFQLFVQVADNADMTKVSALIREAKLKRVDAGIKAFHPLLMLHPMDRWHLYGEFKNAVNTGGWVTYVRLFGIIGVFVLLLACINFMNLSTARSEKRAREVGIRKAIGSQHNQLIMQFFSESVFISVIALLLAQILVQLSLPTFNEIAGKKLVVPWSNPIYWGICLGFTLLTGLIAGSYPAFYLSSFRPVKVLKGTFRAGRFAAIPRKTLVVAQFAISVILIIGTIIVFRQIQYAQNRPTNYNRDGLVSIPLYTEELNDHFDALRNELTQAGVIKELATSGSPITEIYSNSSDLQWKGKPPGMNDDFANVGVSYEFGKTMDWKIKEGRDFSRAYGTDSLAMIINETAARYMNLSNPVGEIVRWNERNYHIIGVIHDMLMQSPYEPVKQTIFYMRARSANFLNLRLAPGVDKQAALEKLKTACKRYAPDMPYSPMFIDQEYARKFDGEKKVGKLAAISSLLAIFISCLGLFGMASFMAEQRIKEIGVRKVLGASVFSLWRLLSKEFVLLTIIALFIALPVSWYLMHEWLQHYYYQTAISWWIFAATAFGALMLTLLTVSYQSISAALHNPVKSLRSE
- a CDS encoding ABC transporter ATP-binding protein, translated to MASPIIVQGIHKTFGAVKALHDISFEVGSGELFGLIGPDGAGKSTLFRILTTLLIADEGKAQVAGYEVVKDYKAIRRQVGYMPGRFSLYQDLTVEENLQFFAAIFNTSIAENYALVRDIYEQIAPFKDRPAGKLSGGMKQKLALCCALIHKPAVLFLDEPTTGVDPVSRKEFWEMLQRLKEKGIPMLVSTPYMDEAVLCDRIALMQKGVLLGIDTPENIIRQFDKPIWAVRADNMYQLIQDIRQFDQTASCYAFGEYLHVTLQGGEQDLPPLRQYLHGRHHEGLVLSAISAGIEDCFISLMEATVG
- a CDS encoding ABC transporter permease; translation: MRTIRFILQKEFLQIFRNKAMLRIILIVPIVQLLVLSNAANYEVRNMALDVVDHDQSSWSRQLVQKLLASGYFHLHRQTFDAGEAYADLRQDKADVVFNIAAGFERKLVREDEVSIQLLVNAINGSKAGLANGYASSIINDFNRRIRLEWLALDKRQGPPVMAVAASNWFNVRLDYKAFMVPGILVVLVTMIGAFLSGMNIVKEKEIGTIEQLNVTPIRKHHFILGKLLPFWIIALFELAVGLIIGKLVFHLHIAGSMLLIFAFAAIYMWVMLGMGLFISTITDTQQQAMFIAWFFIIIFMLMSGLFTPIESMPAWAQAITKANPIAYFVKVIRMVMLKGSGWRDIQYYCYIMVLLAVVMNGIAILNYRKTSG
- a CDS encoding ABC transporter ATP-binding protein yields the protein MKVIETKALTRKFGDFIATNAITFEVEQGEIFGFLGANGAGKTTAMRMLCGLLRPSSGEAKVAGYDVYTQTERIKRNIGYMSQKFSLYEDLTVKENIRFYGGIYGLRNTAIREKTASLLGKLQLEKEADQLVSALPLGWKQKLSFSIAILHDPSIVFLDEPTGGVDPITRRQFWDLIYEAAHQGVTVFVTTHYMDEAEYCDRVSIMVDGRIQALDTPRRLKEHYQADSMNEVFLQLARGK
- a CDS encoding TolC family protein, with translation MKNFIWLYLLLLAWQVHGQDSAVLSLAEVQQRAREHYPLLPQKQVWEQILRLQLQHTNSAYRPQAELNGQATYQSEVTQVPIQVPGINIPAIAKDQYKATIDIRQLLYDGGMARDQRALQTVQQQAEQQQVEVELYKVKQQVTQSYFNALLAEAYISTALSAQEDIRQRIEKLEAGVQNGTVLPSNVDLLKAEQLKARQQEISARASRQAALDIMGLLTDQALAGAVKLVMPASVSTLEKKGMEVIQRPELQLYQLRAGILDRQLQLSTNKQRPRISAFVQGGYGRPGLNMLENQFRGYYMGGVRLNWTLWNWHYDRTERQILRLQQQNIWHQEETFTLNTRLQLTQQAAEIGQLQETLVMDKDIIALRSRVKMAAAAQLDNGVITVHDYLTDLNAEIQAGITQRTHEIQLALAHINYQLTKGN
- a CDS encoding HlyD family secretion protein, which produces MYTNKHKPVILTATGLLIGLLFSACNNNGAHADAYGNFEAVEVIVGAEGTGKLKQFAVEEGKQLAAGEEVGRIDATQLSLKKEQLRANIQAVLSKRPDAEPQLQVIREQIVTQRREQQRISNLVKLSAATTKQLDDINAQIVLLEKQYASLQSQLRTQLMGLSAETHPLQAQIAQLDDQLQQSRVVNPVNGTVLTRYAEQGEIVSYGKALYKIADLSSLLLRAYIGEEQLGSVKIGQTVTVRTDLPEGKYKEWPGTVTWISAEAEFTPKVIQTKEERTNLVYAMKVKVKNDGSLKLGMPGEVILQKK
- a CDS encoding helix-turn-helix domain-containing protein, with the protein product MKKRSTEITQQYLDFLDQHIEAVLNGHTPEFMELNQIARELAVSHKHLTDTVQKEKGHHPCYFYDAKIIDKAKALLTDPQLSIAHIALTLTYDPSNFSKFFKKWTGTTPGQFRAAIRNKTVG